From the Toxoplasma gondii ME49 chromosome VIIa, whole genome shotgun sequence genome, one window contains:
- a CDS encoding hypothetical protein (encoded by transcript TGME49_206630~Predicted trans-membrane domain (TMHMM2.0):166-189:192-215:235-258:284-304:609-632:636-659), with the protein MQCESGVCLSSLHHINGVFCKLCSLLSHLPSLRFRSSVCLPQTIEKSMAAEIRSEGADEPQLHGQPQDSLPDAGVWSKLPAFPTACCGDWRRPPPLSPPGLGASVRPTAAPSTDGEAGPQTPSTPGEVHVAGSHYTSLSPPLSPPPPTFSRSGSWLTFLAPTAPVTLSIPVLLVVGFAPVFCMILFIVGLHSVLLAMVMMHWLCMLLVPLLYIYFVERSFEYYRHVWKIQRCRFRYQWPWAAASCITALGGVYAAYVCAKAVGGSWFAGVVEGARFNCLSEGLDIPFPLLLVGGVYFFVVNPVVEEWFWRVFLYREFGGAVFVSAPDGVLYMHESDPLLLSWCLHWQTFGDAATHVGATAAAVPPTSSENTPPPPSLTLSPSRFRSAFGEARASGQSRTAAAIAGALVATTAEQGNCGELERHPDTRGRSGTLSLSPSHEQMSNGHKQWARHAEAHQERESLSDCTTRVFCGHSEAERAAKPVVCENLSSSTAACIGAQRSDAEEGRQYLGDRCGFAPGDGSETAHSLAAMGNVGLERLEEEGTWGGGLRVLPDTIDEEDPERCPSPSAPVMTHVEPGVLQVDVRLSASGQAMLALFYASYHAVVFSTTVGVAYGFVAIPCVAALGLLLTFFRNSSRFGILTGVFTHVGVDAAVVAILADVLQLY; encoded by the exons ATGCAATGTGAATCTGGTGTTTGTCTTTCATCTCTGCATCACATAAACGGAGTTTTCTGCAAGCTATGCTCCCTCTTAAGTCATTTACCGTCGCTGCGCTTCAGGAGCAGTGTGTGTCTTCCCCAGACTATAGAGAAAAGTATGGCGGCCGAAATCAGATCTGAAGGTGCGGATGAGCCCCAACTACACG GTCAGCCTCAGGATTCGCTTCCAGATGCAGGCGTATGGAGCAAGCTGCCAGCTTTTCCCACAGCGTGCTGCGGAGACTGGAGACGGCCACCTCCTCTATCACCTCCGGGGTTGGGCGCTTCAGTGCGGCCGACAGCAGCGCCGTCGACGGATGGCGAGGCAGGGCCTCAGACGCCTTCTACTCCCGGAGAGGTACACGTCGCAGGCAGCCACTACacctccctctctccgccCCTCTCTCCGCCCCCCCCGACGTTCTCTCGCTCCGGGTCTTGGCTGACCTTCCTTGCCCCAACTGCACCTGTGACTCTCTCAATTCCCGTGTTGCTAGTTGTCGGCTTCGCGCCCGTCTTCTGCATGATCTTGTTCATCGTCGGGCTGCACAGCGTCCTGCTGGCCATGGTCATGATGCACTGGCTGTGCATGCTGTTGGTTCCTCTGCTGTACATATACTTCGTGGAGCGTTCCTTTGAATACTACAGACACGTTTGGAAGATTCAGCGCTGTCGGTTTCGCTACCAGTGGCCCTGGGCAGCTGCCTCCTGCATCACCGCACTCGGCGGCGTCTATGCGGCCTATGTGTGTGCAAAGGCAGTGGGAGGGTCTTGGTTCGCCGGTGTCGTGGAGGGGGCGCGCTTCAACTGTCTGTCTGAAGGTCTGGACATTCCGTTTCCGCTGCTCCTCGTCGGAGGTGTCTACTTCTTTGTCGTGAACCCTGTTGTCGAAGAGTGGTTCTGGCGAGTGTTTCTGTACCGCGAATTCGGCGgcgccgtcttcgtctcggctCCAGATGGAGTCCTGTACATGCACGAATCGGACCCGCTGTTGCTGTCCTGGTGCCTCCACTGGCAAACGTTTGGTGACGCAGCCACACACGTCGGGGCCACGGCTGCCGCGGTCCCTCCCACCTCTTCTGAAAACACGCCTCCACCGCCATCTCTcactctgtctccttcccgtTTCCGCTCAGCCTTCGGCGAGGCGAGAGCTTCGGGACAGTCCCGCACAGCTGCCGCGATTGCGGGCGCCCTTGTGGCAACCACGGCTGAACAGGGAAATTGTGGCGAGTTGGAACGCCATCCAGATACCCGCGGTAGAAGCGGCACCCTTTCGCTCTCACCAAGCCACGAACAGATGTCGAACGGCCACAAGCAGTGGGCGCGACATGCCGAGGCGCACCAGGAAAGggagtctctctctgactGCACAACGAGGGTCTTTTGTGGACACAGCGAGGCGGAAAGGGCCGCAAAACCGGTCGTGTGTGAGAATCTCAGTTCGTCGACTGCCGCATGCATTGGGGCGCAACGTTCAGAtgctgaagaaggcagacaaTATCTAGGCGACAGGTGTGGATTTGCACCTGGAGATGGATCTGAGACCGCTCACAGCCTAGCAGCAATGGGAAACGTCGGCCTCGAACGCctagaggaagaaggaacttGGGGGGGAGGGCTTCGGGTTTTGCCAGACACAAttgacgaagaagacccaGAAAGATGTCCCTCTCCTTCAGCTCCCGTCATGACTCATGTGGAACCTGGCGTCCTTCAAGTTGACgtgcgtctctccgcttctggCCAGGCCATGCTTGCCCTTTTCTATGCTTCGTACCACGCCGTCGTCTTCAGCACTACTGTAGGCGTAGCGTACGGCTTTGTCGCGATCCCGTGTGTCGCCGCTCTCGGGCTCCTTCTCACGTTTTTCCGCAATAGCAGCCGTTTTGGGATTCTCACTGGCGTCTTTACTCATGTCGGCGTCGACGCCGCTGTAGTGGCGATCCTCGCCGACGTCCTTCAGTTATACTGA